From Medicago truncatula cultivar Jemalong A17 chromosome 7, MtrunA17r5.0-ANR, whole genome shotgun sequence, a single genomic window includes:
- the LOC11410091 gene encoding soyasapogenol B glucuronide galactosyltransferase, whose protein sequence is MESQQSHNKLHVVFLPFPTPGHMIPMIDTARLFAMHGVNVTIIATHANASTFQKSIDSDFNSGYSIKTHLIQFPSAQVGLPDGVENMKDGISFEILGKITRAIIMLQNPIEILFQDLQPDCIVTDMSYPWTVEAAAKLGIPRIHYYSSSYFSNCVAHLIMKYRPNDNLVSDTQKFTIPCFPHTIEMTPLQLPDWLHAKNPAAAYFEPMFESEKRSYGTLYNSFHELESDYEKLSNTTMGIKTWSVGPVSAWTNKDGEKKAKRGHIEELGKEEEWLNWLNSKQNESVLYVSFGSLVRFPHAQLVEIAHGLENSGQNFIWVIKKYDKDEDGEGFLQEFEERLKESKKGYIIWNWASQLLILDHPATGGIVTHCGWNSILESVNSGLPMITWPVFAEQFYNEKLLVDVLKIGVPVGAKENNLWININVEKVVRREDIVKAVKILMGSDQESKEMRMRAKKLGDASKRTIEEGGDSYNNLIQLIDELKSLKKSKALGVKAD, encoded by the coding sequence ATGGAGTCTCAACAATCCCATAACAAACTTCATGTTGTTTTTCTTCCATTTCCAACTCCTGGTCATATGATTCCTATGATAGACACAGCAAGACTATTCGCCATGCATGGTGTTAATGTTACCATCATCGCTACACATGCCAATGCTTCAACATTCCAAAAATCTATAGACAGTGACTTCAATTCAGGATACTCCATCAAAACTCATCTTATACAGTTCCCTTCAGCTCAGGTAGGTCTCCCTGATGGTGTTGAAAACATGAAAGATGGAATTTCATTTGAAATACTAGGTAAAATCACCCGCGCAATAATTATGCTCCAGAATCCAATTGAGATTTTGTTTCAAGATCTTCAACCTGATTGTATTGTCACTGATATGTCGTATCCGTGGACAGTGGAAGCAGCTGCAAAACTAGGTATTCCAAGAATTCATTATTACAGCTCAAGCTACTTCTCCAATTGTGTTGCTCATTTGATCATGAAGTATAGACCAAATGATAATTTAGTTTCTGATACACAGAAATTTACAATTCCTTGTTTTCCTCATACAATTGAGATGACTCCTCTGCAACTTCCTGATTGGTTACATGCAAAGAATCCTGCCGCTGCCTATTTTGAACCAATGTTTGAATCAGAGAAAAGAAGTTATGGAACACTATACAATAGTTTTCATGAACTTGAAAGTGATTATGAAAAATTAAGTAACACTACAATGGGGATCAAAACTTGGAGTGTAGGACCAGTTTCAGCTTGGACTAACAAGGATGGTGAAAAAAAGGCCAAAAGGGGACACATAGAGGAACTTGGAAAAGAGGAAGAATGGCTAAATTGGCTTAACTCAAAGCAAAATGAGTCTGTATTATATGTAAGTTTTGGTAGCCTTGTTAGGTTTCCGCATGCTCAGCTTGTAGAAATTGCGCACGGGCTTGAAAACTCAGGTCAAAATTTTATCTgggttataaaaaaatatgataaagatGAAGATGGAGAAGGTTTCCTGCAAGAATTTGAGGAAAGGTtgaaagaaagcaaaaagggcTATATCATATGGAATTGGGCATCACAACTTCTGATATTAGATCACCCTGCAACAGGAGGGATTGTGACTCACTGTGGTTGGAACTCAATTCTTGAAAGTGTGAACTCGGGTTTGCCAATGATCACGTGGCCGGTGTTTGCTGAGCAATTTTACAACGAGAAGTTGCTTGTTGATGTTTTGAAGATAGGGGTCCCAGTAGGagcaaaagaaaacaatttatgGATTAACATTAATGTAGAGAAAGTGGTGAGAAGAGAAGATATAGTTAAGGCTGTAAAGATTTTGATGGGAAGTGACCAAGAGAGCAAAGAAATGAGGATGAGAGCAAAGAAACTTGGTGATGCTTCCAAGAGGACTATTGAGGAAGGTGGAGATTCTTACAACAACTTGATTCAGTTGATTGATGAGCTGAAATCATTAAAGAAATCTAAGGCACTTGGTGTGAAAGCAGATTAG
- the LOC11426463 gene encoding soyasapogenol B glucuronide galactosyltransferase, producing MKSQQSHNPLHVTFLPFPSPGHMIPMIDTARLLAKHGVNVTIITTHANASTFQKTIDSDFSLGYSIKTHLIEFPSAQVGLPDGVENLKDGTSSEILSKINRGISMLRDPIEVLFKDLQPDCIVTDMMYPWTVEAAAKLNIPRIHFYSSSYFSSCAFHFIMKYRPHDNLVSDTQKFTIPSFPHTIEMTPLQIPDWLREKNPATAYFEPIYESEEKSYGTLYNSFHELESEYEKLCNTTRGIKSWSVGPVSAWAKKDDEKKGDKGHIEENGKVAEWLNWLNSKQNESVLYVSFGSLTRLTHAQLVEIAHGLENSGHNFIWVVRKNDMDESENSFLQDFEGRMKESKKGYIIWNWAPQLQILDHPATGGIVTHCGWNSILESLNAGLPMIAWPMFAEQFYNEKLLVDVLKIGVRVGAKENKSWDSICVEAMVRREEIAKAVEILMGSGQESKEMRMRAKKLGDASKRTIEEGGHSYNNLIQFIDELKSLKKSKALGDSAD from the coding sequence ATGAAATCTCAACAATCCCATAACCCACTTCATGTAACTTTTCTTCCATTTCCATCTCCTGGCCATATGATTCCTATGATTGACACTGCAAGACTATTAGCCAAACATGGTGTTAATGTAACCATCATTACTACACATGCCAATGCTTCAACATTCCAAAAAACCATAGACAGTGACTTCAGTTTAGGATACTCCATCAAAACTCATCTTATTGAATTCCCTTCAGCTCAAGTTGGTCTTCCAGATGGTGTTGAAAATCTCAAAGATGGAACATCCTCAGAAATTCTTAGTAAAATCAACCGTGGAATATCGATGCTTCGAGATCCGATTGAGGTTCTGTTTAAAGATCTTCAACCAGATTGTATAGTCACTGATATGATGTATCCTTGGACAGTGGAAGCAGCTGCAAAACTAAACATTCCAAGGATTCACTTTTATAGCTCAAGTTACTTCTCCAGCTGTGCCTTTCATTTTATCATGAAATATAGGCCTCATGATAATTTAGTTTCTGATACACAGAAATTTACTATTCCTAGTTTTCCTCATACCATTGAGATGACCCCTCTGCAGATTCCTGATTGGTTAAGGGAAAAGAATCCTGCCACAGCCTATTTTGAACCAATTTATGAATCAGAGGAAAAAAGCTATGGCACACTATACAATAGTTTTCATGAACTAGAAAGTGAATATGAGAAACTTTGTAATACTACAAGGGGGATCAAATCTTGGAGTGTAGGACCAGTTTCAGCTTGGGCTAAAAAGGATGATGAAAAGAAGGGTGATAAGGGGCACATAGAGGAGAATGGAAAAGTGGCAGAGTGGCTAAATTGGCTTAACTCAAAGCAAAATGAGTCTGTACTTTATGTAAGCTTTGGAAGTTTAACTAGGCTAACTCATGCTCAGCTTGTAGAAATTGCACATGGGCTTGAAAATTCAGGTCATAATTTTATCTGGGTTGTAAGGAAAAATGATATGGATGAGAGTGAAAACAGTTTCCTACAAGATTTTGAGGGAAGGatgaaagaaagcaaaaagggcTATATCATATGGAATTGGGCACCACAGCTTCAGATATTGGATCACCCTGCAACAGGTGGAATTGTGACTCACTGTGGTTGGAACTCGATTCTTGAAAGCTTGAATGCTGGTTTGCCAATGATCGCGTGGCCAATGTTTGCCGAGCAATTTTACAATGAGAAGTTGCTTGTTGATGTTTTGAAGATAGGGGTCCGAGttggagcaaaagaaaacaAGTCATGGGATAGTATTTGTGTAGAGGCGATGGTTAGAAGGGAAGAGATTGCAAAGGCTGTTGAGATTTTGATGGGAAGTGGACAAGAGAGCAAAGAAATGAGGATGAGAGCAAAGAAACTTGGTGATGCTTCCAAGAGGACTATAGAGGAAGGTGGACATTCATACAACAACTTGATTCAGTTCATTGATGAGCTGAAATCACTGAAGAAATCTAAAGCACTTGGTGACTCAGCAGACTAG
- the LOC11416964 gene encoding soyasapogenol B glucuronide galactosyltransferase, which yields MESQLHVTFLPFPTPGHMIPMIDTARLFAKHGVNVTIITTHANASTFQKAIDSDFNSGYSIKTHLIQFPSAQVCLPDGVENLKDGTSSEILGKIAQGIMMLQDQIEILFQDLQPDCIITDMTYPWTVESAAKLNIPRIYFYSSSYFSNCASYFVRKYRPHDNLVSDTQKFTVPCLPHTIEMTPLQLADWIRVKTSATGAFGAMFESEKRSFGTLYNSFHELESDYEKLGKTTIGIKSWSIGPVSAWINKDDDKGYTEKNIGKDQELVNWLNSKENESVLYVSFGSLTRLSHEQIAEIAHGLENSGHNFIWVVREKDKDDGEEGFLIDFEKRMKESKKGYIIWNWAPQLLILDHPATGGIVTHCGWNSILESLNSGLPMITWPIFAEQFYNEKLLVDVLKIGVAVGSKVNQFWLSIGEEVVVRREEIVKAVEILMGNGQVSKEMRMRAKKLGDAAKKTIEEGGDSYNNLIQLIDELKSLKIARELEKTRLDN from the coding sequence ATGGAGTCTCAACTGCATGTAACTTTTCTTCCATTTCCAACTCCTGGCCATATGATTCCTATGATAGACACAGCAAGACTATTTGCCAAACATGGTGTTAATGTTACCATCATCACTACACATGCTAATGCTTCAACCTTCCAAAAAGCGATAGACAGTGACTTCAATTCAGGATACTCCATCAAGACTCATCTTATTCAGTTCCCTTCAGCTCAAGTTTGTCTTCCAGATGGTGTTGAAAATCTCAAAGATGGAACTTCCTCAGAAATTCTTGGTAAAATAGCTCAAGGAATAATGATGCTTCAAGATCAAATTGAAATTCTGTTTCAAGATCTTCAACCAGATTGTATAATAACTGATATGACTTATCCTTGGACAGTTGAATCAGCTGCAAAACTAAACATTCCAAGGATTTACTTTTACAGCTCAAGCTACTTCTCCAATTGTGCGAGCTATTTTGTTAGAAAGTATAGACCTCATGATAATTTAGTTTCTGATACACAGAAATTTACCGTTCCTTGTTTGCCTCATACAATTGAGATGACACCTTTGCAGCTAGCTGATTGGATTAGGGTTAAGACTTCAGCAACAGGTGCATTTGGTGCAATGTTTGAATCAGAGAAAAGAAGCTTTGGAACACTATACAATAGTTTTCATGAACTAGAAAGTGATTATGAGAAACTTGGTAAAACTACAATAGGGATCAAATCTTGGAGTATAGGACCGGTTTCAGCATGGATTAACAAAGACGATGATAAAGGATACACGGAAAAGAACATTGGAAAAGATCAAGAATTGGTAAATTGGCTTAATTCTAAGGAAAACGAGTCTGTGTTGTATGTAAGTTTTGGAAGCCTTACTAGGCTTTCTCATGAACAGATTGCTGAAATAGCTCATGGTCTTGAAAATTCTGGTCATAATTTCATTTGGGTTGTTAGAGAAAAGGATAAAGATGATGGTGAAGAAGGTTTTCTGATAGATTTTGAGAAAAGGatgaaagaaagcaaaaagggcTATATCATATGGAATTGGGCCCCACAGCTTCTGATATTGGATCACCCTGCAACAGGAGGAATTGTGACTCACTGTGGTTGGAACTCAATTCTTGAAAGCTTGAATTCTGGTTTGCCAATGATAACATGGCCAATATTTGCTGAACAATTTTACAATGAGAAGCTGCTTGTTGATGTTTTGAAGATTGGAGTCGCGGTTGGATCAAAAGTGAACCAGTTTTGGCTTAGCATTGGTGAAGAGGTAGTGGTGAGAAGGGAGGAGATAGTGAAGGCTGTTGAGATATTGATGGGAAATGGCCAAGTGAGCAAAGAAATGAGGATGAGAGCAAAGAAGCTTGGTGATGCTGCCAAGAAGACTATAGAGGAAGGTGGAGATTCTTACAACAACTTGATTCAGTTGATTGATGAGCTAAAATCATTGAAGATTGCTAGAGAACTTGAAAAAACCAGATTAGATAATTGA